Proteins encoded within one genomic window of Synechococcus sp. PCC 7335:
- a CDS encoding response regulator transcription factor, with amino-acid sequence MVALTSPQLQTDVRIGLGKVLLVEDEELIRETVALSLADEGFEVCVADNGQRALEMILGGIERSGAEKPQPVAPDISLIILDLMLPGMNGLDLCRLVRHQGIDIPILILSAKGTETDRVLGLEVGADDYLTKPFGIRELIARCRALLRRCQSQDKPNEKSILRFADIALHTDECRVFLGSTEVSLSPKEFKILELLLSQPKRVWSRNQIIDQVWGYDFMGDNKTVDVHIRWLREKLEENPGQPKYLKTVRGFGYRLG; translated from the coding sequence ATGGTTGCGCTGACCTCACCTCAACTTCAAACTGATGTTCGAATTGGTTTGGGCAAAGTTTTACTTGTCGAGGATGAAGAACTCATCCGCGAGACAGTGGCGCTCTCCTTGGCAGACGAAGGGTTTGAGGTTTGTGTCGCAGACAACGGTCAGCGAGCGCTAGAGATGATTCTAGGGGGTATAGAGCGAAGCGGAGCAGAAAAGCCCCAGCCAGTGGCCCCAGACATCAGTTTAATCATTCTAGACTTGATGCTCCCTGGGATGAACGGACTTGACCTTTGCCGCCTGGTCAGACACCAAGGCATCGATATCCCTATCCTTATCCTTAGTGCAAAAGGCACTGAGACCGACCGTGTCCTGGGGCTTGAAGTTGGCGCAGATGACTACCTGACTAAGCCCTTCGGTATCCGGGAGCTAATTGCCCGATGCCGCGCGCTTCTTAGGCGCTGCCAATCCCAGGACAAACCCAACGAAAAATCTATTCTCCGCTTTGCCGATATCGCTTTACACACTGATGAGTGTCGGGTTTTCCTAGGTAGTACTGAAGTTAGTCTTTCGCCAAAAGAATTCAAAATTTTAGAATTACTCCTCAGCCAGCCTAAGCGCGTCTGGTCGCGTAACCAGATTATTGATCAGGTTTGGGGCTACGACTTTATGGGTGATAACAAGACGGTAGACGTACATATCCGCTGGCTGCGTGAAAAGCTAGAGGAGAATCCTGGTCAGCCAAAGTATCTAAAAACCGTACGTGGCTTTGGCTATCGCTTGGGTTAG
- a CDS encoding DUF262 domain-containing protein → MPVAIHATEKPLFKIFSDDFFFSIPPYQRPYAWTIEQASELLTDVLAFLEGSSCSVSDVNPYFLGSIVLIKSDDPKADVVDGQQRLTTLTILLSVLRKLDKSGLNLENYLYQPENIVAQIPARYRLKLREKDERFFRDYIQEEFGLENLLQLDSAQISDSQQRIQENARYFLEVLRPLDEAKRLRLTQYLMTRCFLVVVSTPDLDSAYRIFSVLNARGLNLSLADLLKSEIIGAIPNHQQERYTRIWDSEEEDLGREAFQEMFSHIRMIHRKAKLRETALNEFRKYILPNIKPPERFIDDILKPYSDALETIKKANYQGGQETEAVDACLRWLNMIDNFDWIPPGILYISRYKSHSPERLERFFVDLERLAAGLMILRANINTRINRYAELLTSIENDSDLYEDDSPLQLTSAEMTEIADTLNGDLYLMTRIRKYVLLRLDSALAAGTATYQYPIITIEHVLPQNPKENSQWMEWFEGEEREQYVHKIGNLTLLSRRKNAQAQNDDFDQKKERYFSSSAGGANSFVLTTQVLQKTTWTPETIEQRQRESVETLKCLWRL, encoded by the coding sequence ATGCCTGTAGCTATTCATGCGACTGAAAAACCGTTGTTCAAAATTTTTAGCGACGACTTTTTCTTTTCTATTCCACCTTACCAACGTCCTTATGCTTGGACCATAGAACAGGCAAGCGAATTACTGACAGATGTACTTGCATTTCTAGAGGGGTCTTCATGCTCTGTATCAGACGTCAATCCCTATTTTCTGGGGAGCATTGTCTTAATTAAATCTGACGATCCCAAAGCCGATGTTGTTGATGGACAGCAACGTTTAACAACGCTCACTATCCTTCTTTCAGTTCTTAGGAAACTAGACAAAAGCGGTCTAAATCTTGAAAACTACCTTTACCAGCCAGAAAACATAGTAGCGCAAATACCAGCCCGTTATCGGCTCAAACTACGCGAGAAAGATGAGAGATTTTTTCGTGATTATATCCAAGAAGAATTCGGACTAGAGAATCTACTGCAGTTGGACAGTGCTCAAATTTCAGACAGTCAGCAGCGTATCCAAGAGAATGCTCGTTATTTTCTAGAAGTACTGCGCCCCCTAGATGAAGCAAAGCGTCTACGGCTTACTCAATACTTAATGACGCGATGCTTTCTAGTCGTCGTCTCTACGCCTGACTTGGACTCGGCATACCGCATATTTTCTGTTTTGAATGCTAGGGGATTAAACTTAAGTCTCGCCGACTTGCTTAAGTCGGAGATCATAGGAGCCATTCCCAACCACCAACAAGAGAGATATACGCGGATTTGGGACAGTGAAGAAGAAGACTTAGGACGAGAGGCATTTCAAGAGATGTTCTCGCATATTCGAATGATTCACAGGAAGGCAAAGCTTCGCGAAACAGCTCTCAACGAATTTCGAAAGTATATACTGCCAAATATTAAGCCACCCGAACGATTCATTGATGACATTCTGAAACCGTACTCAGACGCACTAGAAACTATTAAAAAAGCGAACTACCAAGGTGGGCAGGAAACTGAAGCGGTTGATGCTTGCTTGCGATGGCTAAACATGATAGATAATTTTGACTGGATTCCTCCAGGAATTTTGTACATCTCAAGATACAAAAGCCATTCTCCTGAGCGATTAGAGAGATTTTTTGTTGATCTCGAAAGGCTAGCAGCAGGACTTATGATCTTGAGAGCAAACATCAACACTCGGATAAATCGCTATGCAGAGCTGCTGACTAGTATTGAGAACGATAGCGATCTCTATGAAGATGACTCACCGCTACAGTTAACTTCAGCAGAAATGACGGAAATAGCAGACACTTTGAACGGCGATTTGTACTTGATGACTCGCATCAGAAAGTATGTTTTGCTGCGTCTTGATTCCGCATTAGCAGCGGGTACGGCAACCTATCAATACCCTATTATCACCATAGAGCATGTCCTCCCTCAAAATCCTAAGGAAAACAGTCAATGGATGGAGTGGTTTGAAGGGGAAGAGCGCGAACAGTATGTACATAAAATTGGCAATCTGACTTTGCTTTCTCGCAGAAAAAATGCACAAGCGCAGAATGATGATTTTGACCAAAAAAAAGAAAGATATTTTTCTAGCAGTGCAGGTGGTGCTAACTCCTTTGTTTTAACTACCCAAGTTTTACAGAAAACCACTTGGACGCCAGAAACAATTGAACAGAGACAACGTGAGTCGGTTGAAACTCTAAAGTGCTTGTGGCGACTTTAA
- a CDS encoding GtrA family protein, with protein sequence MRYLQKLQQFPLGRLLQFGIVGFSGVFVDLIVFYLLRTEIGMTRSLSILLSIEAAIINNFFWNDAWTFADIAQQQKGWPARLQRFLKFHSVCLIGAVLQYLLIEGFLLLPFAQQIPALVSQVAVGKWASAADEYVAKVIAITLVTLWNFWLNLRLSWRSRS encoded by the coding sequence ATGCGCTACTTGCAAAAATTACAGCAATTTCCACTTGGCCGACTTCTACAATTTGGGATTGTTGGTTTCAGCGGTGTTTTTGTCGATTTAATCGTGTTCTATCTACTGCGAACTGAAATTGGGATGACCCGATCGCTTAGCATCCTTCTCTCTATCGAAGCCGCTATCATCAACAACTTTTTCTGGAACGATGCCTGGACGTTCGCCGATATCGCTCAGCAGCAAAAGGGTTGGCCAGCTAGGCTTCAACGATTCTTGAAGTTTCATTCTGTCTGTTTAATCGGCGCCGTACTGCAATATCTCTTGATTGAGGGATTTTTGCTCCTACCGTTTGCGCAACAGATTCCGGCACTAGTGAGTCAGGTGGCTGTGGGGAAATGGGCAAGCGCGGCGGATGAGTATGTGGCAAAAGTGATCGCGATCACCCTAGTCACCCTTTGGAACTTCTGGCTTAATCTCAGACTGAGCTGGCGCAGTCGAAGCTGA